The following are from one region of the Geoalkalibacter subterraneus genome:
- a CDS encoding FemAB family XrtA/PEP-CTERM system-associated protein: MNIRTYQNTDRQPWDDYVMSHPNGTVFHLTQWKQVVEEAFGHPSFYLLAENGQGGIVGILPMFQIKSRLFGNFMVSVPFAELGGPLADSPFVLDRLLDQAQSVARDQGVDYLEMKNADSAGDYPTKDLYFNFSKELDPDPEVNMAAIPRKQRAMVRKGIKSGLTHELGHHLLPEFYELMARSYHSLGTPIFPQHFFGKFLEVFGDKSDLLVVRSSEKEPVAGVLTFYYKDRVMPFYAGSRIEARALAPNDYMYWQLMKDGCERGYKVFDYGRSKADTGSFSFKKHWGFEPRQLAYQYVLIKAQEMPNLSPTNPKYHKKIELWRKMPYPMTKILGPPLAKYLA; encoded by the coding sequence ATGAATATCAGAACATACCAAAATACAGACCGCCAACCCTGGGACGACTACGTTATGTCCCACCCCAACGGCACCGTCTTTCACCTGACGCAATGGAAACAGGTCGTCGAAGAAGCCTTCGGGCATCCGAGTTTTTACCTGCTCGCCGAAAACGGGCAGGGGGGGATTGTCGGTATTCTGCCCATGTTCCAGATCAAAAGCCGACTGTTCGGCAACTTCATGGTCTCCGTACCCTTTGCTGAACTCGGCGGTCCACTGGCGGATTCGCCCTTTGTCCTTGATCGCTTGCTCGACCAAGCGCAATCCGTCGCCAGAGACCAGGGTGTCGATTATCTCGAAATGAAAAACGCCGACTCAGCCGGCGACTACCCGACCAAGGATCTCTATTTCAACTTCAGCAAAGAGCTTGACCCCGATCCTGAGGTCAACATGGCCGCTATCCCCCGCAAGCAGCGTGCCATGGTGCGAAAGGGGATCAAGAGCGGCCTCACGCACGAACTCGGCCACCATCTGCTGCCCGAGTTCTACGAATTGATGGCCCGCAGCTACCACAGCCTCGGCACGCCCATTTTCCCGCAGCACTTCTTCGGCAAGTTTCTCGAAGTCTTCGGGGATAAGTCGGATCTGCTGGTTGTGCGCAGCTCCGAAAAGGAGCCCGTCGCAGGGGTGCTGACCTTCTATTACAAAGACCGGGTCATGCCCTTTTACGCCGGCTCCCGCATCGAAGCCCGCGCCCTCGCGCCCAACGACTACATGTACTGGCAGCTCATGAAAGACGGTTGCGAACGCGGCTACAAGGTGTTCGACTACGGCCGCAGCAAAGCCGACACCGGCTCATTCAGCTTCAAAAAGCACTGGGGCTTCGAACCCCGCCAGCTCGCATACCAGTATGTGCTGATCAAGGCCCAGGAAATGCCGAACCTCAGCCCGACCAACCCGAAGTATCATAAGAAGATCGAACTCTGGCGCAAAATGCCGTACCCGATGACAAAAATCCTCGGGCCGCCTTTGGCGAAGTACCTGGCATAA
- a CDS encoding GxxExxY protein has translation MEFSDITEEIIGCAYRVYSVLGFGFLESVYEKSLAVEFDKVGLKANFQKPIDVFYKGQNVGNFIADVLVEDNVIVELKSVRGLTKSHEVQIVNYLAATQKPVGLLINFGENRVDIKRKVWKLPKFSDFHPVNPVNPVRGFEV, from the coding sequence ATGGAATTTTCTGATATTACTGAGGAAATTATAGGATGTGCATATAGAGTTTACTCTGTTTTGGGGTTCGGATTTCTGGAAAGTGTATATGAAAAGTCACTTGCTGTTGAATTTGACAAAGTCGGTCTGAAAGCAAATTTTCAAAAACCTATTGATGTTTTTTACAAAGGTCAGAATGTTGGAAACTTTATCGCCGATGTGTTGGTCGAGGATAACGTGATTGTGGAATTGAAGTCTGTCAGAGGATTGACTAAAAGCCATGAAGTGCAAATTGTCAATTATCTTGCAGCCACACAAAAGCCTGTGGGGCTACTGATCAATTTCGGCGAAAATCGTGTTGACATAAAACGAAAGGTTTGGAAATTGCCAAAATTCTCTGATTTCCATCCAGTCAATCCTGTTAATCCTGTCAGAGGTTTTGAGGTTTGA
- a CDS encoding glycosyltransferase: MKILYICHRIPYPPNKGDKIRSFNEVKYLAENHDLYLAFLVDDPADVKNVDPLRKYCVDLAWEEVDPRQQKIKAAPHMLLGKPLSLPYFYSSSLQRKIDQWAGAVDFDAVVCFSGPMAEYVFKSNTLKRESGKAPRLVMDFCDVDSDKWGQFSREGKFPMNIVYGLEQKRLLAYEAKVNREFDCSILVTENEAHLFKTLVPEARNVEVVGNGVDFKFFNPEAVPGNTVDTTIDGPTSASPQTGDHRDDAPRTEPMHLVFTGAMDYHANVDAVTWFCRDILPIIRESGIDVEFYIVGGRPTPAVKALEQVPGVTVTGFVDDIRTWYAQADVCVLPMRLGRGVQNKVLEAMAMQRPVVTTTKAAEGVSAKDLQHLLVADSPEDIARSVIELCKNPNARTQLGEAGRTFVTENFDWKRNMEKLEELLK; this comes from the coding sequence TTGAAGATCTTATATATCTGCCATCGCATCCCATACCCCCCCAACAAGGGCGACAAGATCCGGTCGTTCAACGAGGTCAAATACCTCGCCGAAAACCACGACCTCTACCTTGCCTTTCTGGTCGACGATCCGGCGGACGTCAAGAATGTCGATCCGCTGCGGAAATATTGCGTCGATCTGGCCTGGGAGGAGGTCGATCCGCGGCAGCAGAAAATTAAAGCCGCGCCTCACATGTTGCTCGGTAAACCATTGAGTCTTCCGTACTTTTACTCTTCAAGTCTTCAGCGGAAGATTGATCAATGGGCTGGCGCCGTCGACTTTGATGCCGTCGTCTGTTTTTCCGGCCCCATGGCGGAGTATGTGTTCAAGAGCAACACTCTCAAAAGAGAATCAGGCAAAGCGCCGCGTCTCGTCATGGACTTCTGCGATGTCGACTCCGACAAATGGGGACAGTTTTCCAGGGAAGGCAAATTTCCCATGAACATCGTCTACGGGCTGGAGCAGAAGCGCCTGCTGGCCTACGAGGCGAAGGTCAACCGAGAATTTGACTGCAGCATTCTCGTCACCGAAAACGAAGCGCACCTGTTCAAAACCCTTGTCCCCGAAGCCCGCAATGTCGAGGTCGTCGGCAACGGCGTCGATTTCAAATTTTTCAACCCGGAGGCTGTCCCCGGCAATACCGTCGACACCACCATCGATGGCCCTACATCGGCGTCCCCCCAGACGGGTGATCACCGGGATGACGCCCCCCGTACGGAACCCATGCATCTCGTTTTCACCGGTGCCATGGACTACCACGCCAACGTCGACGCCGTGACCTGGTTCTGCCGCGACATTCTGCCGATCATCCGTGAATCCGGCATCGATGTGGAATTCTACATCGTCGGCGGCCGTCCCACCCCGGCGGTGAAGGCACTTGAACAGGTTCCCGGGGTCACGGTGACCGGCTTTGTCGACGATATCCGCACCTGGTATGCCCAGGCCGATGTCTGTGTTCTCCCCATGCGCCTTGGGCGCGGCGTTCAGAACAAGGTCCTTGAAGCCATGGCCATGCAGCGCCCCGTCGTCACCACCACCAAGGCCGCCGAAGGCGTCAGCGCAAAAGATCTGCAGCATCTTCTGGTCGCCGACAGCCCCGAAGATATCGCCAGATCCGTCATCGAACTCTGCAAAAACCCCAACGCCCGCACTCAACTGGGAGAGGCGGGGAGAACGTTCGTGACGGAGAATTTCGACTGGAAACGCAATATGGAAAAGCTGGAAGAGCTTTTGAAATGA
- the wecB gene encoding non-hydrolyzing UDP-N-acetylglucosamine 2-epimerase: MKILCVVGARPNFMKIAPIIDELKSRNIDYVLVHTGQHYDEKMSQFFFVDLGMPKPHVDLGVGSGSHAKQTGEVLMRIEPIMEQEQPDVVVVVGDVNSTLAATLAAAKLGIPVAHVEAGLRSFDRSMPEEINRLMTDSVADYLFTTEELAGEHLRREGIDDEKIFFVGNTMIDSLFKHVKRADESKILDQLGVAPKKYGVVTLHRPSNVDQPESLRGILEALSTIARDLPLVFPIHPRTRKRISEFGLDSLLEQGFILSEPLGYLDFLRLNKDARLVLTDSGGIQEETTVLGVPCITLRYNTERPITVTAGTNQLVGADKQQILAAALKVLSGEAEKKQIPPLWDGQAAKRIVDVLQQTL; this comes from the coding sequence ATGAAAATTCTATGTGTTGTCGGTGCGCGTCCTAATTTCATGAAGATCGCGCCCATTATTGATGAACTCAAAAGCCGCAATATCGACTACGTCCTGGTGCATACCGGCCAGCACTACGACGAGAAGATGAGCCAGTTCTTCTTCGTCGACCTCGGCATGCCCAAACCTCACGTCGATCTCGGCGTCGGTTCCGGCAGTCACGCGAAGCAGACCGGTGAAGTGCTGATGCGCATCGAGCCGATCATGGAACAGGAGCAGCCCGATGTAGTGGTCGTTGTCGGCGATGTCAATTCGACTCTGGCCGCGACTCTTGCCGCCGCCAAACTGGGTATCCCCGTCGCCCACGTCGAAGCCGGGCTGCGCAGCTTCGACCGCAGCATGCCCGAAGAGATCAACCGCCTCATGACCGACAGCGTGGCTGACTACCTTTTCACCACCGAAGAATTGGCTGGAGAACACCTGCGGCGCGAAGGGATCGACGATGAAAAAATCTTCTTCGTCGGCAACACCATGATCGACAGCCTGTTCAAACATGTTAAACGCGCCGATGAATCGAAAATTCTGGATCAGCTCGGCGTCGCACCGAAGAAATACGGCGTGGTCACCCTGCATCGCCCGTCCAATGTCGATCAGCCGGAAAGCCTGCGCGGCATCCTTGAAGCCTTGAGCACCATCGCCCGCGATCTGCCCCTGGTGTTCCCCATTCATCCGCGCACCCGCAAGCGCATCAGCGAATTCGGACTCGATTCACTGCTTGAGCAGGGTTTTATTCTCAGCGAACCCCTTGGCTATCTCGATTTCCTCAGGCTTAACAAAGACGCCCGCCTCGTCCTGACCGACTCCGGCGGCATCCAGGAGGAAACCACCGTCCTCGGCGTGCCCTGCATCACCCTGCGCTACAACACCGAGCGCCCCATTACCGTCACCGCCGGCACCAACCAGCTGGTCGGCGCGGACAAACAGCAGATCCTTGCCGCCGCCCTGAAAGTCCTCAGCGGAGAAGCAGAAAAAAAACAGATCCCCCCGCTGTGGGACGGACAAGCCGCGAAACGTATCGTGGACGTTTTGCAACAAACATTGTAG
- a CDS encoding TIGR04063 family PEP-CTERM/XrtA system glycosyltransferase yields the protein MKILHILDHSLPLHSGYTFRSQNILRAQRRMEFDPVVVTSPKHEEGTGEDGPTIEQINDFIYYRTGGARTFPVPLASEAWLMHKLSRRIIEVARIEQPDILHAHSPILNAIPALWAGRKLELPVVYEIRAFWEDAAVDHGTYAEGSWKYKLTQSLETMVCTRADQVAILCNGLKEDLVRRCIPSDKITPVFNGVDPQDFKSSPPDAEYQQQWGLAGKTVIGFIGSFYRYEGLDLLVRAFADACREREDAVLLLVGGGETENELKKLVEELGIGDRVIMPGRIPHERIPGVYALVDVLAYPRNPMRLTELVTPLKPLEAMAMGKVLIASDVGGHRELIQHGQNGLLFPAGNGDALAQALSDVLSDTQLCDHIRAHAPEWVVKYHSWQKTTAVYRDIYAKALHTEKILEPQSAQGKS from the coding sequence ATGAAGATTCTCCACATCCTCGATCACAGTCTCCCGCTGCACAGCGGCTACACCTTCCGCAGCCAGAACATTCTGCGTGCGCAGCGCCGGATGGAGTTCGATCCGGTTGTTGTCACTTCACCCAAACATGAAGAAGGCACCGGTGAAGACGGGCCGACCATCGAGCAGATCAACGACTTCATCTATTACCGCACCGGCGGAGCGCGCACCTTCCCCGTTCCCCTGGCAAGCGAAGCCTGGCTCATGCACAAGCTTTCGCGCCGCATCATTGAAGTCGCGCGCATCGAGCAACCCGATATCCTCCATGCGCACTCGCCCATTCTCAACGCCATCCCTGCCTTGTGGGCCGGGCGCAAACTGGAACTGCCTGTGGTGTATGAAATCCGCGCATTCTGGGAAGATGCCGCCGTCGATCACGGCACCTACGCCGAAGGATCGTGGAAATATAAATTGACGCAATCTCTGGAAACCATGGTCTGCACCCGCGCCGACCAGGTCGCCATTCTCTGCAACGGTCTCAAGGAGGATCTGGTGCGACGCTGCATCCCCAGTGACAAAATCACTCCCGTCTTCAATGGAGTCGATCCGCAGGATTTTAAATCTTCCCCGCCCGATGCCGAATACCAGCAGCAGTGGGGGCTTGCCGGCAAAACCGTGATCGGCTTTATCGGCTCCTTTTATCGCTATGAAGGCCTCGATCTGCTGGTGCGCGCCTTTGCCGATGCCTGTCGGGAGCGTGAAGACGCCGTTCTTCTGCTGGTCGGCGGCGGCGAAACCGAGAACGAATTGAAAAAACTCGTGGAAGAACTCGGAATCGGTGACCGGGTGATCATGCCCGGCCGCATCCCCCATGAGCGCATCCCCGGCGTGTATGCCCTGGTCGACGTCCTGGCCTATCCGCGCAACCCCATGCGATTGACCGAGCTGGTCACGCCCCTGAAGCCCCTCGAAGCCATGGCCATGGGTAAAGTGCTGATCGCCAGCGATGTCGGCGGCCACCGCGAGCTGATCCAACACGGCCAGAACGGCCTGCTTTTTCCCGCCGGCAACGGCGACGCCCTGGCCCAGGCCCTGAGCGACGTCCTCAGCGATACGCAGCTCTGCGACCACATCCGGGCCCATGCTCCGGAATGGGTGGTAAAATATCACAGCTGGCAGAAGACGACGGCGGTGTACAGGGATATTTACGCCAAGGCGCTGCATACAGAAAAAATTCTTGAACCACAGAGCGCACAGGGGAAGAGCTGA
- the yefM gene encoding YoeB-YefM toxin-antitoxin system antitoxin YefM — MEAISYTNARSNLAKTMEKVCEDHDPVIITRRNESSVVMMSLEDYQALEETAYLLRSPKNARRLLESIAQLESGDGAERELTR; from the coding sequence ATGGAAGCTATTTCGTACACCAACGCAAGAAGCAACTTAGCAAAAACAATGGAAAAAGTCTGCGAAGACCATGATCCTGTCATTATCACACGCCGGAACGAAAGCTCGGTTGTTATGATGTCTCTTGAAGATTACCAAGCTCTTGAAGAGACTGCGTATTTGCTGAGAAGCCCTAAAAATGCTCGACGTCTTTTGGAGTCGATTGCTCAGTTAGAGTCTGGTGACGGTGCTGAGCGGGAGCTTACTCGGTGA
- a CDS encoding Txe/YoeB family addiction module toxin — protein MKLIFSENAWDDYQYWIKTDKKILKRVNALIQDIQRSPFSGTGKPEPLKHGLSGYWSRRINDEHRIVYKATDDSIFIAQVRYHY, from the coding sequence GTGAAGCTCATATTTTCCGAAAATGCTTGGGATGACTACCAGTATTGGATAAAAACCGATAAGAAGATCCTCAAGCGGGTGAACGCATTGATTCAGGATATACAGCGTTCACCTTTTTCTGGTACCGGGAAGCCCGAACCATTGAAACATGGTCTTTCCGGCTATTGGTCCAGGCGAATTAACGATGAACACAGAATCGTTTATAAAGCTACGGATGACTCCATTTTCATTGCTCAGGTCCGCTACCACTATTGA
- a CDS encoding type II toxin-antitoxin system RelE/ParE family toxin — protein MAKIIWTSEAERWLRDIYDYIAEDNPQAAKKVVNGIFQKAQILLTFSETGHRYRTESEGEVRILLYGHYRIAYLWSSGKDVVVLGVFHGALDINRYLI, from the coding sequence ATGGCAAAAATAATTTGGACGTCCGAAGCCGAACGTTGGCTAAGGGACATCTACGATTATATTGCCGAAGATAATCCACAAGCGGCCAAAAAGGTAGTCAACGGTATATTTCAAAAAGCGCAGATATTGTTGACATTTTCCGAGACAGGTCACAGATATCGAACCGAATCTGAGGGTGAAGTCAGGATTCTCCTGTACGGTCACTATCGGATTGCGTATTTGTGGTCGTCGGGAAAGGATGTTGTTGTCTTGGGAGTATTCCATGGAGCTTTGGACATCAACCGGTATCTGATTTGA
- the mntA gene encoding type VII toxin-antitoxin system MntA family adenylyltransferase antitoxin, translated as MKPDKMIDIINRTLADFPEVRFCTLFGSAAQGRLTAHSDIDIAVAAQRKLTPEYKVRLSHTLSSALKREVDLVDLQEVSGLILEQALCKAVIVKNDDHELYARLLKRLWYNQSDMMPYVKQILEQRSSNWLQ; from the coding sequence ATGAAACCTGACAAAATGATCGACATCATCAACCGCACCCTGGCCGACTTCCCCGAAGTGCGCTTCTGCACTCTGTTCGGGTCCGCCGCCCAGGGGCGTCTGACCGCACACAGCGATATCGATATCGCCGTCGCAGCACAGCGGAAATTAACACCGGAATACAAGGTCCGGTTATCCCATACACTCTCTTCCGCGTTGAAAAGAGAAGTCGACCTCGTCGATCTGCAGGAAGTGTCCGGCCTGATCCTCGAACAGGCTCTGTGCAAAGCGGTTATCGTCAAAAATGATGATCACGAACTCTACGCCCGTTTACTCAAACGCCTCTGGTACAACCAGTCCGACATGATGCCGTATGTCAAACAGATCCTCGAGCAAAGGAGCAGCAATTGGCTTCAATGA
- the hepT gene encoding type VII toxin-antitoxin system HepT family RNase toxin — translation MILLTKLDALQRCLARVKAKTPENAAILQQDLDLQDIISVNLERAVQSCVDIAAHVIAQHNTTAPSTMAESFNRLHDLGVISENTAERMKNAVGFRNISVHEYQKIDWNIVYRIITEHLDDFKDFARQVLKWADEHESK, via the coding sequence ATGATCCTCCTGACCAAACTCGACGCATTGCAGCGGTGCCTGGCGCGTGTCAAAGCTAAAACGCCTGAAAACGCCGCCATCTTGCAGCAGGATCTCGACCTTCAGGATATTATCTCCGTCAACCTGGAGCGTGCCGTACAATCCTGCGTCGACATTGCAGCACACGTGATCGCACAGCACAACACGACAGCACCGAGTACCATGGCAGAGAGTTTCAATCGATTGCACGACCTGGGAGTGATTTCAGAGAATACGGCAGAAAGAATGAAAAACGCCGTCGGCTTCCGCAACATCTCGGTGCATGAGTACCAGAAAATCGACTGGAATATTGTCTATCGCATTATCACCGAGCATCTTGACGATTTTAAGGATTTTGCCCGGCAAGTGCTGAAATGGGCTGATGAACATGAATCGAAATAA
- a CDS encoding addiction module protein: MKILEVEKMNKTERLQAMEELWDSFLREENELDSPQWHQDILEKRNFICDLRGENIDRINKNYRILKLQSILINPVHPVNPVA, encoded by the coding sequence ATGAAAATCCTCGAAGTTGAAAAAATGAATAAAACTGAACGATTGCAGGCCATGGAAGAGCTTTGGGATTCATTTTTGCGGGAAGAAAATGAATTAGATTCCCCCCAATGGCATCAAGACATCCTGGAGAAGCGCAATTTTATCTGCGATCTCCGCGGTGAAAACATAGACAGGATTAACAAGAATTACAGGATTTTAAAATTACAATCGATTTTGATCAATCCTGTTCATCCTGTAAATCCTGTCGCTTAG
- a CDS encoding nucleotidyltransferase family protein has product MTRKEITHFLQTHKKEMARRFGIQSIGLFGSYARDEAREDSDIDIVVMLNSEHLADDYFGVLHYLEDHLQHKIDLGLESNLRPEIRNRIKEEIIYV; this is encoded by the coding sequence ATGACTCGAAAAGAGATCACACATTTTCTTCAAACCCATAAAAAGGAAATGGCGCGGCGATTCGGGATTCAATCCATCGGGTTATTTGGCAGCTACGCTCGCGACGAGGCCCGTGAAGACAGCGACATCGATATTGTCGTCATGCTTAATAGCGAGCATCTAGCCGATGATTATTTCGGTGTCCTGCATTACCTCGAGGACCACTTACAGCACAAAATTGATTTGGGGCTCGAATCCAATCTTCGCCCCGAAATCCGCAATCGGATCAAGGAGGAGATTATCTATGTCTGA
- a CDS encoding HepT-like ribonuclease domain-containing protein, translating to MSDRDTLLFLRDILDSISAIESFLEGIDREEFAADRKTFSATIRELEIIGEASGKIPDDIKSKYPDVPWRMLKDFRNVLAHHYFGINVDIVWDIVQRKLPDLKRQVEHIAGKAL from the coding sequence ATGTCTGACAGAGATACTCTTCTTTTTCTGCGGGATATCCTGGATTCAATATCAGCAATAGAGTCGTTTCTTGAAGGGATTGATCGCGAAGAGTTTGCCGCTGATCGGAAAACATTTTCCGCAACGATCCGGGAGTTGGAAATCATCGGGGAGGCATCCGGAAAAATCCCCGACGACATCAAATCCAAATATCCAGATGTTCCCTGGAGAATGCTGAAAGATTTCAGAAATGTCCTTGCTCACCATTATTTCGGCATCAATGTCGATATTGTTTGGGATATTGTTCAGCGTAAGCTCCCGGATTTGAAACGGCAGGTCGAGCATATTGCAGGGAAAGCGCTATGA
- a CDS encoding ABC transporter permease — translation MQHQTVIEPQKGWKFIDWKELVEYRDLFYFLVWRSIRVRYAQSMLGVGWALIQPFFSMIVFTIVFGNLAKVGSDGAPYALFSFAALVPWTYFSNAVTESTNSLVAEANMISKVYFPRIILPMSAVLAKLVDFVIAFILLCVLMLFFLQPPTWGVLALPLLIVVMMLTAAGIGTWLTALAIQYRDIKYAMNFVVQLLMYAAPVVYPASLIPDGWRWLYALNPMVGVIEGFRSALLGTNPMPWGYIAIGLIMSLILSVTGALYFRFKEKIFADVA, via the coding sequence ATGCAGCATCAGACTGTTATCGAGCCACAAAAAGGCTGGAAATTCATCGACTGGAAAGAGTTGGTCGAATACCGCGACCTGTTCTACTTCCTGGTCTGGCGCAGTATTCGTGTCCGCTATGCCCAGTCGATGCTCGGCGTCGGTTGGGCGTTAATACAGCCGTTCTTTTCCATGATCGTTTTCACGATTGTATTCGGCAATCTCGCCAAGGTCGGTTCCGATGGCGCTCCTTACGCCCTGTTCAGCTTTGCCGCCCTGGTGCCCTGGACCTATTTTTCCAACGCCGTGACCGAGAGCACCAACAGCCTGGTTGCTGAAGCGAACATGATCAGCAAGGTCTATTTCCCGCGCATCATTCTGCCGATGTCGGCAGTGTTGGCCAAACTTGTTGATTTTGTCATAGCTTTCATTTTGCTCTGTGTTCTGATGCTGTTTTTTCTCCAGCCGCCGACCTGGGGCGTTTTGGCGTTACCCTTGCTCATAGTCGTGATGATGCTGACAGCTGCCGGCATTGGTACATGGCTGACCGCATTGGCCATACAGTATCGCGACATCAAATACGCCATGAACTTTGTTGTGCAATTACTCATGTATGCCGCTCCGGTTGTTTATCCCGCCAGCCTCATCCCCGATGGATGGCGCTGGCTGTACGCGCTCAATCCGATGGTGGGCGTGATCGAGGGTTTTCGCTCCGCGCTTTTGGGCACAAACCCGATGCCCTGGGGCTATATTGCCATTGGTTTGATCATGTCGTTGATTCTGTCAGTGACTGGCGCATTATATTTTCGTTTCAAGGAAAAAATATTTGCCGATGTTGCGTAA
- a CDS encoding ABC transporter ATP-binding protein, producing the protein MSDVAIKVENLHKLYRLGLKDDENDTLIQTALSWITAPKKNFTNLRKLTTMDLNSTDDPDVLHALNDISFEVKHGEVLGIIGRNGAGKSTLLKVLSRITEPTAGRVTINGRVASLLEVGTGFHPELTGRENIYMNGTILGMSKKEIDRKFDEIVDFSGVERFLDTPVKRYSSGMKVRLAFSVAAHLDPEILIIDEVLAVGDVDFQKKCLGKMQDVSSGGRTVLFVSHNMGAIQTLCPRSLLLRQGQMVDDGESDQVVRSYLSRMKKNRSEIFTLDNADRTNTGVLRLTDAFVLDNDGQETENIIAGEDITFKFSYESNQDLSNLTIIFTVLDDVGKPVTHIRSDLKGTVFKSPSRRGVFNCSVPQNPFAIGDYRVAVAVFADDVQLDHISAAIHFAVVDSIYFGSAKVPPRQYCTVYVDHSWTLENV; encoded by the coding sequence ATGTCCGATGTTGCCATAAAGGTTGAAAATCTTCATAAGCTCTACCGCCTCGGCCTCAAAGATGATGAAAACGACACCCTCATCCAAACCGCCCTGTCGTGGATCACAGCGCCGAAAAAGAATTTCACCAATCTGCGCAAACTGACCACCATGGATTTGAATTCCACGGACGATCCCGATGTGCTCCATGCCCTCAACGATATCTCTTTTGAGGTTAAGCATGGTGAGGTGCTGGGCATTATCGGGCGCAATGGGGCGGGCAAGAGTACCTTGCTCAAGGTTCTGTCGCGTATTACTGAACCGACTGCGGGGCGGGTGACGATTAACGGGCGGGTAGCCAGTTTGCTGGAAGTGGGGACCGGGTTTCACCCGGAGTTGACCGGACGCGAGAATATCTACATGAACGGTACCATTCTGGGAATGAGCAAAAAGGAGATTGACCGAAAGTTTGATGAGATTGTCGATTTTTCGGGGGTGGAACGGTTTTTGGATACACCGGTAAAGCGCTATTCCTCCGGTATGAAGGTGCGCTTGGCGTTCTCTGTGGCCGCGCATCTGGATCCGGAGATTCTTATTATCGATGAAGTGCTCGCGGTGGGGGATGTGGATTTTCAGAAGAAGTGTCTGGGGAAGATGCAGGATGTTTCCAGTGGGGGGCGCACCGTGCTGTTTGTCAGCCACAATATGGGAGCGATTCAGACGCTTTGTCCGCGGAGTCTTCTGCTGCGGCAGGGGCAGATGGTTGATGATGGGGAGTCGGACCAGGTTGTTCGAAGCTACTTGAGCCGAATGAAAAAGAATCGCAGTGAGATTTTTACTCTGGACAATGCGGATCGAACAAATACAGGCGTCTTGAGGCTTACTGATGCTTTCGTTTTGGATAATGATGGTCAAGAGACAGAAAACATTATTGCGGGTGAAGATATCACGTTCAAATTTAGTTATGAAAGTAATCAAGACCTAAGTAATCTAACGATTATTTTTACTGTTCTAGATGATGTTGGTAAGCCAGTGACGCATATTCGCAGTGACCTGAAAGGAACAGTTTTCAAAAGCCCAAGTCGAAGGGGCGTGTTTAATTGCTCTGTCCCCCAAAATCCTTTCGCTATTGGGGACTATCGGGTTGCGGTCGCAGTTTTTGCAGATGATGTGCAACTTGATCATATTTCTGCAGCGATCCACTTCGCGGTTGTTGATTCGATCTATTTTGGGTCAGCGAAAGTCCCACCGAGACAATATTGTACGGTTTATGTTGATCATAGCTGGACGTTAGAGAATGTTTGA